DNA from Synechococcus sp. CBW1108:
CCGGCCGCTTGAGCCGTAGAGCAGGCCGAGGGGCTCCAGCAAGATCAGATGCTGGAAGGGAATGGCTGTCATGCGCTGACCTCCTGAAGCTTGCCGCCCTTGCTTTTCTCCAGGCCGGCCATCACCCGGCCAAGATCCAGGAGCCATTGGTCGAGGGAGCGCTCGGGCTCAGGAGGCGCCGGCAGCTTCCAATCGGGGAAGTAGGCAAGCAGCAGCGTCTCAGCGATGGCAGTGGCTCCGGTGCTGCCGTCACCGATTGCGCGACGACCGCGCAGCCAGGCCAAATCGTCGGCCAGATGGCGCCAGCTTGGTGGCTTGCCATCTCGAGAGGTCTGCAACGTGCGGCCCTCCCGATCGCGGTAGTGTTCAAGGATCGGAGTGAGCCACTCCCACGGGCAGGTCCACTCCAGGTGGTTGCCACTGGCATAGAGAAGGCGCAGCGCAAAGCGGTTCTTGCCGCGGAACTTGGCGCTGGCTTCCGCATCGCGGGCATGTTGCAGTGCCTCCCGCTGGGGTACGGAGGAATCCGCCCACACCAGCCCCATCGACACCGTGAGAGCAGGCTGGCCGCAGCCTTGCCAGAGCTCCGGAAATATCCTCAGCCATTGCCACAGATCCGCTCGCACCAGATCTCCCATACCGGGACTGCTTTCGTGCAGGGCGCCGAACACATCGTCCCCACCTGCATAGACCACCATCGCCTTGTTATTCAGGAGTCGTGGCACCTTCTGGTAAAGACCGGCGGCCCATTGGCGCATCTGCCGGCTGAACGACTGCAGGGCCTGCTCTTCTCCCAGCCGTGTTCCGAGGCTCTGGAGATGGTCGCCGATGCCATCTCCGTCGGCCATGAACCAGATGATTGATTCAGGCTTGTCTTCCTCTGACCCGCGGGTACTGAGGAGAGCGAAACGCTCCGGGATCAGTTCGGTGACGTTCGGGGTGGGGTCGGCAGCGGTGGCGAAAGCACGAGTGGCCACATCGGCATAGGTGACCAACCGCTTCACCAGCTCGCTGAGCGACAGCTCCTCGTTCTCGCCAGCGAAGGCCTCGCCGAGCTTGTCTCGCAGAACCACGAGAAAGGCGCGGGTCTCTTCGCGGGCTGCGCCTGGATCGAGCTCGCGGGGGTCGAGCACCAGGCCCATTCCCGGGCGCACCACCGCTTCTGCCGAGGAGAGGGTGGAGCTCTCTCCGGTCCAGTTGGGAGCGCTCCAGTCGCGCTGCAGCTTGTTCACCGCCAGAGCGCGGCGGGCGTCCTGGATCGTGGCGCCCTCCCCATGGAACACCTCCCAACTGTGCTGACCGCAGGCCTTCCAGCTCGTTCCCCAGCTGCGTTCCCAATCGAGCGGCTCCAGGGCGGTACCCGCCAGGTTGCACTCCAGCCAGCTGCGGCATTCCTGGAGCAGCTGCTTCCAGGTGGCCAGCAAAGTGTCACGAGCATGGCCCTTGCGGTAGTCGCCCTTGATCACCAGCACGTTGGGCACGCCGCGGGAACTGCTCACCTCGGCTGGACTGATCACAGTGAGGCCGCGGCCCTGGGCGTCGTCCGCCAGGGCACGGGCGAGGTGAGAGAGGAGCAGGGAGCTGCCGTAGAGATCCCGCAATTTCCGCGACGCCTGGATGAACGATTGCACCGGCGCGAAGGTGACGGCTGTGTAGGTCATCTCCTATTGGTAGCGGCAAGAAGGCTTTTCTGGCCGCCGCTGACACGCTTCAAGAAATACTGGTGAACGTTGAAGCCCAGGCCTATGCAGGAACTGCATCGTTTCATGATGCATTGCTTTGGGGCGGACAAGCACGATCAGCTAGTGGGTTACGGAGTCACTGTGGGCGCTATGGCCCCTGCTGTCATCCTTTTCATGCGATTCACGGAAACGCACCAGAGTCATCGCGATGAGCGGCATCTGGGATCCCTGGTGGGCTGAGCACCATCAGGTCGCACCTGCTGTGAGCACTCGAATTGATGCGAGCCTGGGGCGACAGCGACCCACTTTTTGCAAAACAAGGCCAAAGTCCTGTTGTTCGCACAAGGCAACTGCTGTTGGACGGGCGATCCGCCCAAGATGCATAGGTTCCGCGCATGGAGCTCTGCCATAACACCGCGGAAAGAGTGTGATTCAGTGATCAGGAGGCACCCATGAGAAGTTTGTACCTGCTGCGCAGCCATGGCCAGGTGGGCCTTGAGGGCGAACAGGTTGTGGTTCGCGAAGGCGAAGAAGAGCTGGAGAGGGTTCCGTTACCTCAGCTCGATCAGATTCTGGTGCATGGCAACCTGCAGCTCACCACCCCCTTGATCCGCGCTTGCCTTGAGCGGCAGGTGAGCATTGCCTATTTCAGTTCGTCTGGCTGGTGCCAGGGGCGTCTTCTGCCGATCGACAAGGGCTATCGCCATCGGATGCGCCATCAGCAGATGCTCAGCACGCAGGAGCGTCAGACGGCGGCGGTGAGCCTGATCCGCGGCAAGATTGCCAATGGGCGGGTGCTTTTGCTGCGGCTAACTCGCCGCCAGCGCCGCCAGGAAATCAATGCCTCGCTGGAGAGGCTCAGTTGGCTGTTGAACAAGCTGAGCAACAGTGACCCGCCCGAGCGGATCCAGGGGCTGGAGGGCAATGCGGCGCTGGAATAACAGCAGGCCCTGGGCCTGCTGTTAGCAGAAAGCGGGTTTCCAGTGATGGGGCGACAATTCCGGCCGCCAACGAGTCCGTTCGATGCGCTCAGCAGTTATGGCTATGGCGTGCTGGCGAGCTCGATGCAAACGCGGCTGGAGCTGCATGGCCTCGACCCCTACGAGGGTGTGCTGCATGTGGGATCCGCACGCCACCCCGCACTGGTTTCAGACCTGATTGAGCCTTTCCGAACGCTGCTGGTGGACCCGTTCAATGTGTGGATGATCCGCACCGGCCGCATCAACGCGGAGGCGGGATTTGAACGGCGCAAAGGAGGTGTCTTTCTCAACGCGGTCACGCGCCGCCAATGGATGGGGGCATGGGCGGTGCATATGGCGGAGGAGGTGCAACTGGCGAACGATCGCTGCGGACCACGCTGGGAATTGCTCGATGCGCTGGTGCGCTCCTATGTGCGCTTTGTGTACGACCCCGCCAGCGGTCTCACGGTGCCACAGCGACGCTGAGGAGGGTGGAGTGATGCGGTGGGTGGTGGCTTACGACACCCCTTGCAGTAAGCGACCCCGAAAGCTGGCGGTGCTTCTCAAGAACCTGACATTCAACTTCCTGCGATATCTTCTAAGAGCGGATCGTGGGCTTGCACTCGCATGAGTAATAATTAGTACGTAGCCGCCTGAGTCAATTCAGTCATTTTGATGTACAATTTATTAGACCATTTGGCGCCGCAAGGCGTTTTTTTGTAAGCTTCTGTAGGTGTATGATTCTTGGTTTTTCGAGGTTCCCTTAAGTGCTTATGAATCCCTTGTGAGCCCAGTTTCCAATCAATAGGTGTCACCAACGAGTGGTGACCGGGGGCCCATGGTGGCTACGGTTTCGAAGGAGGCTAGTTTCCAATCAATAGGTGTCACCAACGAGTGGTGACCGGAAGATGAAAAATAGTCTTCTCCTCATGATGGGGGCGTTTCCAATCAATAGGTGTCACCAACGAGTGGTGACCGGAAGATGAAAAATAGTCTTCTCCTCATGATGGCGGCGTTTCCAATCAATAGGTGTCACCAACGAGTGGTGACAGCGGCCCCCGAGAGGGCCTGCGCGGCAGGCGATCCGGAGACCGTTTGCGCACCTCCCTACTTTGGCCGCGGCTGGCCGTGGCGTCAAGCCTGTGGAAAACGCTGAGATCCCCTGCGCCGCAGGGCAGCGCGCAGGAGGACACAAACACTGGGGTTTCGGCCGATCGCCGGGGGGTGCGCGGCGGATCGAAAGGGACCAAGCCTCTGAAGCCAGTCGTTCTGCACTGAAGGTCCTACGCGCACCCCCAGAGCGACACCGCGAGACAACGCTCGGGAACCTGGTCAGATCACCTTGTCCTGCCAGACCGTCACCTCCACATCCCGGCCCATCTGCTCAGCTGCCACAGCCCGCTGCGGCAGCGACCAGAGCCTGATGCTGTCGGCCGGCTCGGCGATGCGCTCCAGGCCATGCCTGAGGCGCTGCATCTGGTGGGGCCGCAGCCGGCACTCGAACACGCTCCACTGCATGCGCACCCCATAGCCCTCCAGCAACTTGGCCAGCTTGCGGCGTCGCTTGTTGCTGGGGCTGTCGTAGGCGATCACCCAGAGTTGCTCCTGGTTCATCGCCTCAGGGGCACCAGCAGGGGTTGCTCGGGATCGTCCACGAAACGGGCGAAGCTCTGTACCAGCTGATCGAGCACTTCCCAACGCGGCCCGGTGTTGCCATCACAGAGGATGATCGGCTCGGCCATGAAGGCCGACCAGGCCTGCAGCCACAGGCGCCGGCCGGTCTCGGAGAGGTACACACCGCCAGCGTTGGGCTCGAAGTGCTCCTCGGCCCGCAACTGACCGCTGCGAATCAGTTGTCCGTGGAAGGGATCAACCAGGTAGGTCCGCAGCGGTTCGATCAAATCCGACACCAACGCTGCATGGCGAGCCGAGCCCACATGCAGCACACCGACATAAGGATCAAGCCCACGCAGCTCCACTCGCAGCAGCAGCGCATTCCACAGCACCCCATAGCCGAAACCGCAGAGGGCATCGAATGGGGTGCCTGGCGGCCGCCGGCTGCGTACCGCGAAGCCGAAACCATCTCCTTCCAGCAGGTTGCCGAAGCTGCGGAAGTAGAGAGCTGCTGCAGCTCCCTCCAGCCCCCGCAGATGGTTGGAGCAGGGTGCCTTCGCCGTGAGCGCCTGCAGCTGAGCCAGCCGCCGCAACGCGGATTCCACAGCAGGCCGGCCGCCTCGGCGCGTGAACCGCTGCAGCACCACCCGGCTATTGGCGATCTTGCCAGCCACCAACCTGCGGGCCACCGCCAGCCTCTGGGCCGCGGACAGCTCCGCCTGACGGCGGGACCGGTGCCGGTAGCCGCTCTCCAAGGGCTGCAGGCGTCCCAGGCACTGGCCACCGCTGGTTAGGTAGGCGATCGGAATGCCGCGCCGCAGGCAGGCGCGGATCAGTTGGGTGGTGAGCTGTAAGTGGCCCAGCACCAGGATCTGGTCGAGCAGGGGCAGGGACATGCGGTCGAGCTCCTGCTCGCCGCTGCTCACCACCAGCTGCTCGCCCTCGATGCCGGCGGTGCCGTGGGGGCGCAGGAGATAAAGGGAGCGCATGGGGCATTGGTGAGGTCGACATCAGGATTGCCACGTTCATGGCCATGGCCAACGCCCTACGGGCAGCCAGCCCTGATGTGTTGCTCAATCCCACGAGAAACCAGTGCGTGTTGCAGGAAATCAATACGCTGAATCCAGTTCAGATTTGGAGAATTAAAAAATGGGCTGCTAATCAACGATCAGATCTCCAGCCCAAGCGCTGCTTGACTCTGGGTGGACGCGCTTAAACGTTGGATTGATTGATCCTAACGTTACAATGCCTACATCACTCCCCTGAGTTCATTGCCCGTCACGCTGGAGATCTATCAACAAGTAAGCCAGGCTGGTAGCTTTGCCAGCCGAGCCGGCCGGGGCACCATGGCGGTGGTGCGGGAGCTTGACGACGGCGTGGTGGAGAAATCCGACCGCCGCGACGAGCTACCGCTGGTGGCCAGGGAGTTCATCATCACCGAACATCTGCGCAGCACCGGTATGGTGCCGCTGATCAACGTGGATGAGGGGCTCTACGGCTACCCCTTGAGCTTCCAGATGGAGAAAATCAACAACGGCGGCACCCTACAGGATTGGCTTGAGTTTCACAGCCGCACCCCAATCTCCAGGGATGTGTGGGCAGAGATCTTCCAAGGCGTCAGCAAAGGCATACGGGCCGTGTGGGCGGCTGGAGTGTTGCAGGGAGACCTGCACGTCCGCAATGTGGTGGTCGGCACTGATTCGAGTGGCTGCCAACTCAAGCCCCACATCATCGACTTCGGTGTGGCCGTCATGGACGAGGAACCGTTCGAGGCCTTGGCCCATGGCCTCGGGCTACCCGATGTTGTGGCCGAATCACAGCAGTGGTTTGAGCGCCAGATCCAGCCCCGCTACGACGACCCGACGGATGAAAAGGCCTTCCTGATCAGCGATATCCAGGAGTGGATCAACACCCTCAATATCCAGGATCTCGATGGCCTGCTGGATGATTTTCGTCGCGGGCTGCGCACATGAGGGGAATGCCGGCACTGGCCATTCGTGCTGGGCCCAGCACTCGCGTCTAGCCAGGCATGATGTTATGGGGGGGGGGCGGCTGTTAGTGACACCTCCTCAAGTAGTTTGATCGATTGATGCGTACCCAGTGCCGCCGTCCGAATAGCGGGAGCACTTGCCGCTCACCAAGAGATCCGTGGCCTGGGGTTGATGGCATTGTTTTCGATCTCCATCATCAACCAGTAATCCGTTTCACGGGACAGCCACTTTGCGCAGCTACTGGCTGCCAGGATGCTCAGCAAGGTATCTGGATCAAACATCACAGGACTTGGCATGAGGTTCATCAGAAAGTCCTCAGTGATGGGCTCTGGAGGCTTCTGATCGTTGATGAGATTGCGTGGATACACCCACCACCTTCCGAAGCGCTTGTCGGTGACATAATGATGCGGCGGTATTGCGGGGTCCAGGAGGATTTCCACACTGAAGTCATCCATCTGAACGATCATCTCCGGATCATCCAGGGGTTGATTGAAGCGGCCTCCGATCAGCCAGGCGGTGAAGGGAAAACTGCGATAGAGGTAAAGCTCCTTCTCTTTGGCTATTTCTGGGCTGATTCTCTGACCCATGCGATCTAGATTCTCAACGATACCCAGTACCCGATAGTACTTGAAGTACACATTTAGTTCTTCCACGTCGTGCTCGGAGCTCTCAGGCCTGTCGGCCTGGTAATAAAGCTGACTCCACAAGTCCAGTAGCATCTGTGACTTCGTGGCTGCTGAAAAGCAGGATTGGCGCACATCATTTAGTTGCATACTCATCTCCAGGAGCGTGGGAAGGTTTGTGGGGAGTGGTGTGCGAGCGCCATCAGCGAAACACGATCACCTGATCGCCTCCGTTATGGTCATACCTCGCGGAACGACCCAGGTAGCGGTTGTTCACCATTTCGCCCGCGTAGGGCGCTGTTGGGTTGATCAAATAGTCCCAGCCGATCGACACCAGCACACCGGTGCTGAAGCGCACCTCCACCGTGTCTTTTCACTGGGCCGACCCGCTGATCAAAGGTCGACGGGTGAGCCACCAGAGGTCGCCCGTTCCGGGCTGATGGGTAGGCGTAGGGCGCCATTGACGACCTTATGTTGAATTATACCAGGGGTTGAAGCGTTAATAACCCCCACCGATGTCCGCCAA
Protein-coding regions in this window:
- the cas1 gene encoding CRISPR-associated endonuclease Cas1; this encodes MRSLYLLRPHGTAGIEGEQLVVSSGEQELDRMSLPLLDQILVLGHLQLTTQLIRACLRRGIPIAYLTSGGQCLGRLQPLESGYRHRSRRQAELSAAQRLAVARRLVAGKIANSRVVLQRFTRRGGRPAVESALRRLAQLQALTAKAPCSNHLRGLEGAAAALYFRSFGNLLEGDGFGFAVRSRRPPGTPFDALCGFGYGVLWNALLLRVELRGLDPYVGVLHVGSARHAALVSDLIEPLRTYLVDPFHGQLIRSGQLRAEEHFEPNAGGVYLSETGRRLWLQAWSAFMAEPIILCDGNTGPRWEVLDQLVQSFARFVDDPEQPLLVPLRR
- a CDS encoding protein kinase family protein, with product MPVTLEIYQQVSQAGSFASRAGRGTMAVVRELDDGVVEKSDRRDELPLVAREFIITEHLRSTGMVPLINVDEGLYGYPLSFQMEKINNGGTLQDWLEFHSRTPISRDVWAEIFQGVSKGIRAVWAAGVLQGDLHVRNVVVGTDSSGCQLKPHIIDFGVAVMDEEPFEALAHGLGLPDVVAESQQWFERQIQPRYDDPTDEKAFLISDIQEWINTLNIQDLDGLLDDFRRGLRT
- the cas2 gene encoding CRISPR-associated endonuclease Cas2, giving the protein MNQEQLWVIAYDSPSNKRRRKLAKLLEGYGVRMQWSVFECRLRPHQMQRLRHGLERIAEPADSIRLWSLPQRAVAAEQMGRDVEVTVWQDKVI
- a CDS encoding type III-B CRISPR-associated protein Cas10/Cmr2; the protein is MTYTAVTFAPVQSFIQASRKLRDLYGSSLLLSHLARALADDAQGRGLTVISPAEVSSSRGVPNVLVIKGDYRKGHARDTLLATWKQLLQECRSWLECNLAGTALEPLDWERSWGTSWKACGQHSWEVFHGEGATIQDARRALAVNKLQRDWSAPNWTGESSTLSSAEAVVRPGMGLVLDPRELDPGAAREETRAFLVVLRDKLGEAFAGENEELSLSELVKRLVTYADVATRAFATAADPTPNVTELIPERFALLSTRGSEEDKPESIIWFMADGDGIGDHLQSLGTRLGEEQALQSFSRQMRQWAAGLYQKVPRLLNNKAMVVYAGGDDVFGALHESSPGMGDLVRADLWQWLRIFPELWQGCGQPALTVSMGLVWADSSVPQREALQHARDAEASAKFRGKNRFALRLLYASGNHLEWTCPWEWLTPILEHYRDREGRTLQTSRDGKPPSWRHLADDLAWLRGRRAIGDGSTGATAIAETLLLAYFPDWKLPAPPEPERSLDQWLLDLGRVMAGLEKSKGGKLQEVSA